A single genomic interval of Flavihumibacter rivuli harbors:
- a CDS encoding arsenate reductase family protein, with translation MKKIYHLANCGTCQKILKEVQAEKKGVVLQDIKTEPITAEQLDEMKKLAGSYEALFSRKAMKYRSMGLHEKELTEKDYRKLILDEYTFLKRPVAVVNGSIFIGNTKAVVESLKQAL, from the coding sequence ATGAAGAAGATCTATCACCTGGCCAATTGCGGGACCTGCCAGAAAATTCTAAAGGAGGTGCAAGCGGAGAAAAAAGGAGTAGTGCTGCAGGATATCAAAACTGAACCGATCACTGCTGAACAACTTGATGAAATGAAGAAGCTTGCAGGTTCTTATGAGGCCTTGTTTAGCAGGAAAGCCATGAAATACCGGAGCATGGGACTTCACGAGAAGGAATTGACTGAAAAGGATTACCGAAAACTGATCCTTGATGAATATACTTTCCTGAAAAGGCCGGTTGCAGTAGTGAATGGCTCCATTTTTATTGGCAATACCAAAGCGGTTGTAGAATCTTTAAAACAGGCATTATAA